One part of the Mya arenaria isolate MELC-2E11 chromosome 3, ASM2691426v1 genome encodes these proteins:
- the LOC128226235 gene encoding uncharacterized protein LOC128226235, translating into MCIYCAKHHWSDECLQYRTLSARKQVLKESCFRCLKVGHKTAECKKNKVCVYCGERNSHHRSLCPKRFKSSESSVHLTEELPMTQKGDIPEENVLVSSGEMVLMQTAKTEVKGAKSDRHRVVRMLLDSGSQRSYVSEALARKLNLKQEGKEEINVMTFDSDKSKVVKTKISTMELKLKPGDYMTISVNIVPVISGNIQRKPMKGLSENANHLLKSVDLADDIAEDSELCQIDLLIGNDYYLDIVLSQKLEVQPGLYLLSSKFGWILTGRTQEGVHDRNDVNMLIMTYGTKFNEITAFVSTDDCLTKVPDLEDFWKIESIGINDCPTLSSDENAMSAFKNTLQFSDGRYQVKWPWKDDSQDLPINRQLAMGRLRSTIARMKDKPELMIKYDSVIQDQLTKGIIEKVNARTGKMIHYLPHHAVITPLKTTTKLRVVYDASATFRSCDKSLNESLYRGPVMLHDLCGMLLRFRVHNIAVVADIEKAFFQIGLQPSDRDVTRFLWIKDCDKPVVNKDTIEENSFCRVPFGVISSPFLLGATIESHLDSYECELSEKIRVIYT; encoded by the coding sequence ATGTGTATATACTGCGCAAAACATCACTGGAGTGACGAGTGTCTCCAGTACCGGACACTCAGTGCGCGTAAACAAGTGCTTAAGGAGAGTTGTTTTAGATGCTTAAAGGTTGGACATAAAACAGCAGAGTGTAAGAAGAACAAAGTGTGTGTCTATTGTGGGGAGAGAAACAGCCACCATAGAAGTCTATGTCCAAAGCGCTTCAAGAGTTCTGAATCTAGTGTTCATTTAACGGAAGAGTTGCCAATGACACAAAAAGGTGATATTCCAGAGGAAAACGTTCTTGTATCTTCAGGAGAAATGGTACTAATGCAAACGGCGAAAACGGAAGTTAAAGGTGCAAAAAGTGACAGACACAGAGTCGTGAGAATGCTCTTAGACTCTGGTTCTCAGAGGTCATATGTTTCGGAGGCTTTAGCTCGAAAATTAAACCTAAAACAAGAAGGAAAAGAGGAAATCAATGTTATGAcgtttgatagtgataaatcCAAAGTTGTGAAAACAAAGATATCTACAATGGAACTTAAGTTAAAACCGGGTGATTATATGACAATATCGGTGAATATTGTGCCTGTAATCAGTGGAAATATTCAAAGGAAACCCATGAAAGGGCTATCCGAAAATGCCAATCATTTGTTGAAATCAGTGGATTTGGCAGATGACATTGCCGAAGATAGTGAATTGTGCCAAATTGATCTACTCATCGGTAATGATTACTACTTGGACATTGTGCTTAGTCAAAAACTTGAAGTTCAACCAGGATTATATTTACTTAGTTCCAAATTTGGTTGGATACTTACCGGACGTACACAGGAAGGTGTCCATGAcagaaatgacgtcaacatgtTAATTATGACGTATGGTACAAAGTTTAATGAAATCACCGCATTCGTTTCCACCGATGATTGTTTAACGAAAGTGCCAGATTTAGAAGATTTCTGGAAAATCGAATCCATCGGAATCAATGATTGTCCAACGCTTTCTAGTGACGAAAATGCAATGTCAGCATTCAAAAATACGCTTCAATTCTCTGATGGACGTTATCAAGTTAAATGGCCCTGGAAGGACGACTCACAAGATCTACCAATAAATCGCCAACTAGCTATGGGACGACTGCGTTCGACAATTGCTCGAATGAAAGATAAACCGGAGTTAATGATAAAGTACGACAGTGTGATACAGGACCAACTGACCAAAGGTATCATCGAAAAGGTCAACGCAAGGACTGGTAAAATGATACATTACTTACCACACCACGCAGTGATTACTCCGTTGAAAACAACCACGAAATTGAGAGTGGTCTACGATGCGTCGGCAACATTTAGATCCTGTGACAAGAGtttgaacgagtccctttataGGGGTCCTGTCATGCTTCATGACCTGTGCGGAATGTTGTTACGGTTTCGTGTTCACAACATTGCAGTTGTCGCCGACATAGAAAAGGCGTTTTTCCAAATAGGATTGCAACCAAGTGATCGTGATGTGACGCGTTTTTTATGGATTAAAGATTGTGACAAGCCTGTGGTTAACAAAGATACGATCGAAGAAAATAGCTTCTGTCGTGTCCCTTTCGGAGTTATATCGAGTCCGTTCCTTCTAGGTGCTACCATAGAGTCTCATTTGGACTCGTACGAGTGCGAATTGTCTGAGAAAATAAGAGTGATATATACGTAG
- the LOC128227455 gene encoding transient receptor potential cation channel subfamily M member 4-like isoform X3 has product MFTRRDIGSKLRARREAVDRKERSPPPVLTQGRLQFKDHGGAVKWFCRVSDATQVEDVLREWGLGTGLTTSLLISVTGDSTSLPSDVTIRAGRGLIGVIRTTGAWVVADAHCGAMEVVGDTVRRVEASSDFRPIVIGVSDWSRIKDKLKTPSQHRNGIYTLESVYRGHVSASPDYQSYQSLKRAQSEDGKSIGDTVDPWDQLDTCFTHFLFLDVGKEKERQKVRASIDSCIATGRFGKSEETNVPVVLTVFGAQERSKAAIRLAAKNGHSVLVIDSQHDGQVLRTDDGKPCPVKVFSGGTAEVFAQTLMNAVISANVAVSECLRLAIVWKMPEHSILALLEKDRKWQDDEQTYRNKIFALALERDIEGTARLLLEHGVHVADFCTEFLHVLFQETCLKKNETVKDIRDVERLIYQRARVKLKLTVTDESGKAVVPGDQTAYLGLFVWALFAHMHEVATFFWGQLNNKMAAALLGHQCLQWLKHHSESEEGREVVRDLMAEYTARALKILDGCYGEKKGNAKKLLVRRRRELGGTSCILLAKNNLVFIQHPACQAVLNDIWIAPLAAENETNSTWRIVLSVFMPFLSGFLLVMNRECAGTRGDDEGASFCNTATNCCGCFRRFYRFFTSPIVKFTYTKLLYLVFLSLFAHGLITESKYVFIVVACWVATLLIEEVFQLCTKRLQYFYDTWNWFDLLAIFLFAIGTALKYNSRSREAGRIVLAVDFIVFSLRILQAFTGLRNIGPMIIMIKKMMIDLGYFLIILLVVVVSYAIATQSIMFPESEPSMDTAFRTLRQPYWSIFGELNLEEIEDDDSCSHNETEWRSGTVARCPDHVSKYAVPILLGVYMLIVQVLLLNLLIAMFSYTISVVQEEADKHWCYLRFKLIRRYHDRSFLVPPFIVLYHVYQVAFTVYRSIGRCAGCMEEEASDAFCKVFSTSEDERLQIWEQMQSEMDVEQPGDRASLQSLPRRQRRTEHDRRRLNEHTFTVYQDNHDRLRPMALRSNRGTEHDRRRLNILSEEISSC; this is encoded by the exons ATGTTCACGCGAAGGGACATTGGAAGCAAATTAAG GGCACGGCGGGAGGCGGTGGACCGGAAGGAGAGATCGCCGCCCCCCGTTCTAACCCAGGGACGCCTCCAGTTTAAGGATCACGGTGGAGCCGTCAAATGG TTTTGCCGGGTGAGTGATGCCACGCAGGTGGAGGATGTGCTCCGGGAATGGGGCCTTGGGACGGGCCTTACCACCAGTCTCCTCATCTCCGTCACCGGAGACAGCACGAGCCTCCCTTCTGACGTCACCATACGCGCCGGCCGCGGTCTCATTGGCGTCATCAGAACAACAG GAGCGTGGGTTGTGGCGGACGCACATTGTGGCGCTATGGAGGTTGTTGGAGACACCGTCCGTCGTGTGGAGGCTTCCTCGGACTTCCGGCCGATCGTCATTGGTGTTTCTGATTGGTCAAGGATAAAGGACAAGCTGAAAACTCCATCCCAACACcgaaat GGTATTTACACACTAGAAAGCGTGTACCGCGGCCATGTGTCGGCCAGTCCAGACTACCAAAGCTATCAGAGCTTGAAGCGAGCCCAGAGCGAGGACGGAAAGTCGATTGGCGACACCGTGGACCCATGGGACCAGCTGGACACCTGCTTCACCCACTTCCTGTTCCTGGACGTCGGCAAAGAGAAGGAGCGACAGAAAGTCCGCGCGAGTATAGATAGCTGTATAGCCACAGGACGATTCGGGAAATCGGAGGAGACCA ATGTTCCTGTGGTTCTCACAGTGTTCGGGGCACAGGAGCGCTCAAAGGCCGCTATCAGACTGGCTGCCAAAAACGGCCACTCCGTTCTCGTTATAGACAGCCAACACGATgg GCAGGTATTACGTACAGACGATGGTAAGCCGTGTCCGGTGAAAGTCTTCAGCGGCGGCACGGCGGAAGTCTTCGCCCAGACCCTCATGAACGCTGTCATTTCCG CAAACGTGGCGGTGTCGGAGTGCCTGCGGCTGGCCATCGTGTGGAAGATGCCGGAACATAGCATCCTCGCGCTCCTCGAAAAGGACCGGAAGTGGCAA GATGACGAGCAGACTTACCGGAACAAGATATTTGCGCTCGCACTGGAGCGAGACATAGAAGGGACGGCGCGGCTGCTGCTGGAGCACGGGGTACACGTGGCCGACTTTTGCACAGAGTTCCTACACGTGCTCTTTCAGGAG ACTTGCCTAAAAAAGAATGAAACGGTGAAAGATATCAGAGACGTTGAAAGACTCATCTATCAGCGTGCCCGCGTGAAACTGAAACTGACTGTCACGGATGAGTCGGGAAAAG CGGTTGTCCCGGGCGATCAGACGGCATACCTGGGACTGTTTGTGTGGGCTCTGTTCGCACATATGCACGAAGTAGCCACGTTCTTTTGGGGACAGTTAAAT AACAAGATGGCGGCTGCCCTTTTGGGACACCAGTGCCTGCAGTGGCTGAAGCATCACTCGGAGAGCGAAGAGGGACGAGAGGTCGTAAGGGACCTCATGGC AGAATATACAGCGCGGGCACTAAAAATACTGGACGGTTGTTACGGGGAGAAGAAGGGGAATGCGAAAAAGCTGCTGGTTCGGCGGCGACGGGAGCTCGGTGGAACTTCCTGCATCCTGCTGGCTAAAAACAATCTCGTCTTCATCCAGCACCCCGCCTGTCAGGCTGTCCTCAATGATATATGGATAGCACCACTTGCCGCCGAGAACGAGACAAACTCAACATGGAGG attgtCTTAAGTGTGTTCATGCCTTTCTTGTCTGGGTTTCTTCTGGTTATGAACAG GGAGTGTGCAGGGACACGGGGGGACGACGAGGGAGCATCCTTTTGTAATACTGCAACTAActgttgtggctgcttcaggaGATTTTACAGATTCTTTACCAGTCCGATTGTTAAGTTTACATATACAAAG TTGCTATATCTGGTGTTCCTAAGTCTATTTGCACACGGCTTGATCACGGAAAGCAAATACGTGTTTATAGTGGTTGCCTGCTGGGTCGCCACACTGCTTATTGAGGAAGTTTTTCAG TTGTGCACGAAGCGGCTACAGTATTTTTACGACACGTGGAACTGGTTTGACCTGCTGGCGATTTTCCTGTTCGCAATCGGTACCGCGCTCAAGTACAATTCGCGGTCCCGAGAGGCAGGACGCATCGTCCTCGCCGTCGACTTTATTGTGTTCTCACTAAGGATACTGCAGGCGTTCACAGGGCTGAGGAACATTGGGCCTATGATTATCATGATCAAGAAAATG ATGATCGACCTAGGTTATTTTCTGATCATTCTGCTGGTGGTGGTCGTGTCGTACGCCATCGCTACCCAGTCCATCATGTTCCCCGAGTCGGAGCCCAGTATGGACACGGCTTTCAGGACTCTCCGGCAGCCATACTGGAGCATCTTCGGAGAACTCAACCTCGAGGAGATCGAAG ATGATGACTCGTGTAGCCACAACGAGACCGAGTGGCGGTCAGGGACGGTGGCCCGTTGCCCGGATCATGTTAGCAAGTACGCGGTGCCCATCCTATTGGGAGTCTACATGCTCATCGTACAGGTTCTCCTCCTCAATCTGCTCATCGCCATGTTCAG CTACACGATCAGCGTGGTTCAGGAAGAGGCGGACAAACACTGGTGCTACCTGCGCTTCAAACTCATTCGGCGTTACCATGACCGATCCTTCCTGGTGCCGCCCTTCATCGTCCTCTACCACGTGTACCAGGTCGCTTTCACCGTCTACCGCAGCATAGGTCGCTGTGCCGGCTGTATGGAGGAAGAAGCCAGTGACGCATTCT
- the LOC128227455 gene encoding transient receptor potential cation channel subfamily M member 4-like isoform X1 — protein sequence MDIALPLIRVQAPNNHGDGARREAVDRKERSPPPVLTQGRLQFKDHGGAVKWFCRVSDATQVEDVLREWGLGTGLTTSLLISVTGDSTSLPSDVTIRAGRGLIGVIRTTGAWVVADAHCGAMEVVGDTVRRVEASSDFRPIVIGVSDWSRIKDKLKTPSQHRNGIYTLESVYRGHVSASPDYQSYQSLKRAQSEDGKSIGDTVDPWDQLDTCFTHFLFLDVGKEKERQKVRASIDSCIATGRFGKSEETNVPVVLTVFGAQERSKAAIRLAAKNGHSVLVIDSQHDGQVLRTDDGKPCPVKVFSGGTAEVFAQTLMNAVISANVAVSECLRLAIVWKMPEHSILALLEKDRKWQDDEQTYRNKIFALALERDIEGTARLLLEHGVHVADFCTEFLHVLFQETCLKKNETVKDIRDVERLIYQRARVKLKLTVTDESGKAVVPGDQTAYLGLFVWALFAHMHEVATFFWGQLNNKMAAALLGHQCLQWLKHHSESEEGREVVRDLMAEYTARALKILDGCYGEKKGNAKKLLVRRRRELGGTSCILLAKNNLVFIQHPACQAVLNDIWIAPLAAENETNSTWRIVLSVFMPFLSGFLLVMNRECAGTRGDDEGASFCNTATNCCGCFRRFYRFFTSPIVKFTYTKLLYLVFLSLFAHGLITESKYVFIVVACWVATLLIEEVFQLCTKRLQYFYDTWNWFDLLAIFLFAIGTALKYNSRSREAGRIVLAVDFIVFSLRILQAFTGLRNIGPMIIMIKKMMIDLGYFLIILLVVVVSYAIATQSIMFPESEPSMDTAFRTLRQPYWSIFGELNLEEIEDDDSCSHNETEWRSGTVARCPDHVSKYAVPILLGVYMLIVQVLLLNLLIAMFSYTISVVQEEADKHWCYLRFKLIRRYHDRSFLVPPFIVLYHVYQVAFTVYRSIGRCAGCMEEEASDAFCKVFSTSEDERLQIWEQMQSEMDVEQPGDRASLQSLPRRQRRTEHDRRRLNEHTFTVYQDNHDRLRPMALRSNRGTEHDRRRLNILSEEISSC from the exons ATGGACATAGCGCTTCCATTGATCAGGGTTCAGGCCCCTAATAACCATGGAGACGG GGCACGGCGGGAGGCGGTGGACCGGAAGGAGAGATCGCCGCCCCCCGTTCTAACCCAGGGACGCCTCCAGTTTAAGGATCACGGTGGAGCCGTCAAATGG TTTTGCCGGGTGAGTGATGCCACGCAGGTGGAGGATGTGCTCCGGGAATGGGGCCTTGGGACGGGCCTTACCACCAGTCTCCTCATCTCCGTCACCGGAGACAGCACGAGCCTCCCTTCTGACGTCACCATACGCGCCGGCCGCGGTCTCATTGGCGTCATCAGAACAACAG GAGCGTGGGTTGTGGCGGACGCACATTGTGGCGCTATGGAGGTTGTTGGAGACACCGTCCGTCGTGTGGAGGCTTCCTCGGACTTCCGGCCGATCGTCATTGGTGTTTCTGATTGGTCAAGGATAAAGGACAAGCTGAAAACTCCATCCCAACACcgaaat GGTATTTACACACTAGAAAGCGTGTACCGCGGCCATGTGTCGGCCAGTCCAGACTACCAAAGCTATCAGAGCTTGAAGCGAGCCCAGAGCGAGGACGGAAAGTCGATTGGCGACACCGTGGACCCATGGGACCAGCTGGACACCTGCTTCACCCACTTCCTGTTCCTGGACGTCGGCAAAGAGAAGGAGCGACAGAAAGTCCGCGCGAGTATAGATAGCTGTATAGCCACAGGACGATTCGGGAAATCGGAGGAGACCA ATGTTCCTGTGGTTCTCACAGTGTTCGGGGCACAGGAGCGCTCAAAGGCCGCTATCAGACTGGCTGCCAAAAACGGCCACTCCGTTCTCGTTATAGACAGCCAACACGATgg GCAGGTATTACGTACAGACGATGGTAAGCCGTGTCCGGTGAAAGTCTTCAGCGGCGGCACGGCGGAAGTCTTCGCCCAGACCCTCATGAACGCTGTCATTTCCG CAAACGTGGCGGTGTCGGAGTGCCTGCGGCTGGCCATCGTGTGGAAGATGCCGGAACATAGCATCCTCGCGCTCCTCGAAAAGGACCGGAAGTGGCAA GATGACGAGCAGACTTACCGGAACAAGATATTTGCGCTCGCACTGGAGCGAGACATAGAAGGGACGGCGCGGCTGCTGCTGGAGCACGGGGTACACGTGGCCGACTTTTGCACAGAGTTCCTACACGTGCTCTTTCAGGAG ACTTGCCTAAAAAAGAATGAAACGGTGAAAGATATCAGAGACGTTGAAAGACTCATCTATCAGCGTGCCCGCGTGAAACTGAAACTGACTGTCACGGATGAGTCGGGAAAAG CGGTTGTCCCGGGCGATCAGACGGCATACCTGGGACTGTTTGTGTGGGCTCTGTTCGCACATATGCACGAAGTAGCCACGTTCTTTTGGGGACAGTTAAAT AACAAGATGGCGGCTGCCCTTTTGGGACACCAGTGCCTGCAGTGGCTGAAGCATCACTCGGAGAGCGAAGAGGGACGAGAGGTCGTAAGGGACCTCATGGC AGAATATACAGCGCGGGCACTAAAAATACTGGACGGTTGTTACGGGGAGAAGAAGGGGAATGCGAAAAAGCTGCTGGTTCGGCGGCGACGGGAGCTCGGTGGAACTTCCTGCATCCTGCTGGCTAAAAACAATCTCGTCTTCATCCAGCACCCCGCCTGTCAGGCTGTCCTCAATGATATATGGATAGCACCACTTGCCGCCGAGAACGAGACAAACTCAACATGGAGG attgtCTTAAGTGTGTTCATGCCTTTCTTGTCTGGGTTTCTTCTGGTTATGAACAG GGAGTGTGCAGGGACACGGGGGGACGACGAGGGAGCATCCTTTTGTAATACTGCAACTAActgttgtggctgcttcaggaGATTTTACAGATTCTTTACCAGTCCGATTGTTAAGTTTACATATACAAAG TTGCTATATCTGGTGTTCCTAAGTCTATTTGCACACGGCTTGATCACGGAAAGCAAATACGTGTTTATAGTGGTTGCCTGCTGGGTCGCCACACTGCTTATTGAGGAAGTTTTTCAG TTGTGCACGAAGCGGCTACAGTATTTTTACGACACGTGGAACTGGTTTGACCTGCTGGCGATTTTCCTGTTCGCAATCGGTACCGCGCTCAAGTACAATTCGCGGTCCCGAGAGGCAGGACGCATCGTCCTCGCCGTCGACTTTATTGTGTTCTCACTAAGGATACTGCAGGCGTTCACAGGGCTGAGGAACATTGGGCCTATGATTATCATGATCAAGAAAATG ATGATCGACCTAGGTTATTTTCTGATCATTCTGCTGGTGGTGGTCGTGTCGTACGCCATCGCTACCCAGTCCATCATGTTCCCCGAGTCGGAGCCCAGTATGGACACGGCTTTCAGGACTCTCCGGCAGCCATACTGGAGCATCTTCGGAGAACTCAACCTCGAGGAGATCGAAG ATGATGACTCGTGTAGCCACAACGAGACCGAGTGGCGGTCAGGGACGGTGGCCCGTTGCCCGGATCATGTTAGCAAGTACGCGGTGCCCATCCTATTGGGAGTCTACATGCTCATCGTACAGGTTCTCCTCCTCAATCTGCTCATCGCCATGTTCAG CTACACGATCAGCGTGGTTCAGGAAGAGGCGGACAAACACTGGTGCTACCTGCGCTTCAAACTCATTCGGCGTTACCATGACCGATCCTTCCTGGTGCCGCCCTTCATCGTCCTCTACCACGTGTACCAGGTCGCTTTCACCGTCTACCGCAGCATAGGTCGCTGTGCCGGCTGTATGGAGGAAGAAGCCAGTGACGCATTCT
- the LOC128227455 gene encoding transient receptor potential cation channel subfamily M member 4-like isoform X2: MLTRMDMGSNLRARREAVDRKERSPPPVLTQGRLQFKDHGGAVKWFCRVSDATQVEDVLREWGLGTGLTTSLLISVTGDSTSLPSDVTIRAGRGLIGVIRTTGAWVVADAHCGAMEVVGDTVRRVEASSDFRPIVIGVSDWSRIKDKLKTPSQHRNGIYTLESVYRGHVSASPDYQSYQSLKRAQSEDGKSIGDTVDPWDQLDTCFTHFLFLDVGKEKERQKVRASIDSCIATGRFGKSEETNVPVVLTVFGAQERSKAAIRLAAKNGHSVLVIDSQHDGQVLRTDDGKPCPVKVFSGGTAEVFAQTLMNAVISANVAVSECLRLAIVWKMPEHSILALLEKDRKWQDDEQTYRNKIFALALERDIEGTARLLLEHGVHVADFCTEFLHVLFQETCLKKNETVKDIRDVERLIYQRARVKLKLTVTDESGKAVVPGDQTAYLGLFVWALFAHMHEVATFFWGQLNNKMAAALLGHQCLQWLKHHSESEEGREVVRDLMAEYTARALKILDGCYGEKKGNAKKLLVRRRRELGGTSCILLAKNNLVFIQHPACQAVLNDIWIAPLAAENETNSTWRIVLSVFMPFLSGFLLVMNRECAGTRGDDEGASFCNTATNCCGCFRRFYRFFTSPIVKFTYTKLLYLVFLSLFAHGLITESKYVFIVVACWVATLLIEEVFQLCTKRLQYFYDTWNWFDLLAIFLFAIGTALKYNSRSREAGRIVLAVDFIVFSLRILQAFTGLRNIGPMIIMIKKMMIDLGYFLIILLVVVVSYAIATQSIMFPESEPSMDTAFRTLRQPYWSIFGELNLEEIEDDDSCSHNETEWRSGTVARCPDHVSKYAVPILLGVYMLIVQVLLLNLLIAMFSYTISVVQEEADKHWCYLRFKLIRRYHDRSFLVPPFIVLYHVYQVAFTVYRSIGRCAGCMEEEASDAFCKVFSTSEDERLQIWEQMQSEMDVEQPGDRASLQSLPRRQRRTEHDRRRLNEHTFTVYQDNHDRLRPMALRSNRGTEHDRRRLNILSEEISSC, encoded by the exons ATGTTAACGCGAATGGACATGGGAAGCAATTTAAG GGCACGGCGGGAGGCGGTGGACCGGAAGGAGAGATCGCCGCCCCCCGTTCTAACCCAGGGACGCCTCCAGTTTAAGGATCACGGTGGAGCCGTCAAATGG TTTTGCCGGGTGAGTGATGCCACGCAGGTGGAGGATGTGCTCCGGGAATGGGGCCTTGGGACGGGCCTTACCACCAGTCTCCTCATCTCCGTCACCGGAGACAGCACGAGCCTCCCTTCTGACGTCACCATACGCGCCGGCCGCGGTCTCATTGGCGTCATCAGAACAACAG GAGCGTGGGTTGTGGCGGACGCACATTGTGGCGCTATGGAGGTTGTTGGAGACACCGTCCGTCGTGTGGAGGCTTCCTCGGACTTCCGGCCGATCGTCATTGGTGTTTCTGATTGGTCAAGGATAAAGGACAAGCTGAAAACTCCATCCCAACACcgaaat GGTATTTACACACTAGAAAGCGTGTACCGCGGCCATGTGTCGGCCAGTCCAGACTACCAAAGCTATCAGAGCTTGAAGCGAGCCCAGAGCGAGGACGGAAAGTCGATTGGCGACACCGTGGACCCATGGGACCAGCTGGACACCTGCTTCACCCACTTCCTGTTCCTGGACGTCGGCAAAGAGAAGGAGCGACAGAAAGTCCGCGCGAGTATAGATAGCTGTATAGCCACAGGACGATTCGGGAAATCGGAGGAGACCA ATGTTCCTGTGGTTCTCACAGTGTTCGGGGCACAGGAGCGCTCAAAGGCCGCTATCAGACTGGCTGCCAAAAACGGCCACTCCGTTCTCGTTATAGACAGCCAACACGATgg GCAGGTATTACGTACAGACGATGGTAAGCCGTGTCCGGTGAAAGTCTTCAGCGGCGGCACGGCGGAAGTCTTCGCCCAGACCCTCATGAACGCTGTCATTTCCG CAAACGTGGCGGTGTCGGAGTGCCTGCGGCTGGCCATCGTGTGGAAGATGCCGGAACATAGCATCCTCGCGCTCCTCGAAAAGGACCGGAAGTGGCAA GATGACGAGCAGACTTACCGGAACAAGATATTTGCGCTCGCACTGGAGCGAGACATAGAAGGGACGGCGCGGCTGCTGCTGGAGCACGGGGTACACGTGGCCGACTTTTGCACAGAGTTCCTACACGTGCTCTTTCAGGAG ACTTGCCTAAAAAAGAATGAAACGGTGAAAGATATCAGAGACGTTGAAAGACTCATCTATCAGCGTGCCCGCGTGAAACTGAAACTGACTGTCACGGATGAGTCGGGAAAAG CGGTTGTCCCGGGCGATCAGACGGCATACCTGGGACTGTTTGTGTGGGCTCTGTTCGCACATATGCACGAAGTAGCCACGTTCTTTTGGGGACAGTTAAAT AACAAGATGGCGGCTGCCCTTTTGGGACACCAGTGCCTGCAGTGGCTGAAGCATCACTCGGAGAGCGAAGAGGGACGAGAGGTCGTAAGGGACCTCATGGC AGAATATACAGCGCGGGCACTAAAAATACTGGACGGTTGTTACGGGGAGAAGAAGGGGAATGCGAAAAAGCTGCTGGTTCGGCGGCGACGGGAGCTCGGTGGAACTTCCTGCATCCTGCTGGCTAAAAACAATCTCGTCTTCATCCAGCACCCCGCCTGTCAGGCTGTCCTCAATGATATATGGATAGCACCACTTGCCGCCGAGAACGAGACAAACTCAACATGGAGG attgtCTTAAGTGTGTTCATGCCTTTCTTGTCTGGGTTTCTTCTGGTTATGAACAG GGAGTGTGCAGGGACACGGGGGGACGACGAGGGAGCATCCTTTTGTAATACTGCAACTAActgttgtggctgcttcaggaGATTTTACAGATTCTTTACCAGTCCGATTGTTAAGTTTACATATACAAAG TTGCTATATCTGGTGTTCCTAAGTCTATTTGCACACGGCTTGATCACGGAAAGCAAATACGTGTTTATAGTGGTTGCCTGCTGGGTCGCCACACTGCTTATTGAGGAAGTTTTTCAG TTGTGCACGAAGCGGCTACAGTATTTTTACGACACGTGGAACTGGTTTGACCTGCTGGCGATTTTCCTGTTCGCAATCGGTACCGCGCTCAAGTACAATTCGCGGTCCCGAGAGGCAGGACGCATCGTCCTCGCCGTCGACTTTATTGTGTTCTCACTAAGGATACTGCAGGCGTTCACAGGGCTGAGGAACATTGGGCCTATGATTATCATGATCAAGAAAATG ATGATCGACCTAGGTTATTTTCTGATCATTCTGCTGGTGGTGGTCGTGTCGTACGCCATCGCTACCCAGTCCATCATGTTCCCCGAGTCGGAGCCCAGTATGGACACGGCTTTCAGGACTCTCCGGCAGCCATACTGGAGCATCTTCGGAGAACTCAACCTCGAGGAGATCGAAG ATGATGACTCGTGTAGCCACAACGAGACCGAGTGGCGGTCAGGGACGGTGGCCCGTTGCCCGGATCATGTTAGCAAGTACGCGGTGCCCATCCTATTGGGAGTCTACATGCTCATCGTACAGGTTCTCCTCCTCAATCTGCTCATCGCCATGTTCAG CTACACGATCAGCGTGGTTCAGGAAGAGGCGGACAAACACTGGTGCTACCTGCGCTTCAAACTCATTCGGCGTTACCATGACCGATCCTTCCTGGTGCCGCCCTTCATCGTCCTCTACCACGTGTACCAGGTCGCTTTCACCGTCTACCGCAGCATAGGTCGCTGTGCCGGCTGTATGGAGGAAGAAGCCAGTGACGCATTCT